A genomic segment from Luteibacter aegosomatis encodes:
- the msrA gene encoding peptide-methionine (S)-S-oxide reductase MsrA, producing the protein MSEKAILAGGCFWGMQDLIRKQPGVIATRVGYTGGDVPNATYRNHGTHAEAIEIEFDPAVTSYRKMLEFFFQIHDPSTLNRQGNDRGLSYRSAIFYVDDAQKAVAEDTIADVNASGLWPGKVVTEVAAAGPFWEAEPEHQDYLEKYPNGYTCHFIRPDWVLPKRSA; encoded by the coding sequence ATGAGCGAGAAAGCGATCCTGGCCGGCGGCTGTTTCTGGGGCATGCAGGACCTCATCCGCAAGCAGCCGGGCGTCATCGCCACCCGCGTGGGCTACACGGGTGGCGACGTGCCCAACGCCACCTACCGCAACCACGGCACCCACGCCGAGGCGATCGAGATCGAGTTCGATCCGGCGGTCACCAGCTACCGCAAGATGCTGGAGTTCTTCTTCCAGATCCATGACCCGAGCACGCTCAACCGCCAGGGTAACGATCGCGGCCTGAGCTACCGTTCGGCCATCTTCTACGTCGACGACGCGCAGAAGGCGGTGGCCGAAGACACCATCGCCGACGTGAACGCGTCGGGCCTGTGGCCGGGCAAGGTGGTGACCGAGGTCGCGGCGGCGGGTCCGTTCTGGGAGGCGGAGCCCGAACACCAGGATTACCTGGAGAAGTACCCCAACGGCTACACCTGCCACTTCATCCGTCCGGACTGGGTGTTGCCGAAGCGATCGGCCTGA
- the msrB gene encoding peptide-methionine (R)-S-oxide reductase MsrB: MSTYGKTPEALAKLTPEQFRVTQENATERPFHNAFHDTKDAGLYVDIVSGEPLFTSLDKFDSGCGWPSFTRPVESAHVKELHDGTHGMVRTEVRSTHGDSHLGHVFPDGPRDRGGLRYCINSASLRFIPVADLEKEGYGDYAKLFGGAA, translated from the coding sequence ATGTCCACGTATGGCAAGACCCCCGAAGCCCTTGCGAAGCTCACGCCCGAGCAGTTCCGCGTGACCCAGGAGAACGCCACGGAACGGCCGTTCCACAACGCGTTCCACGACACGAAGGACGCCGGCCTGTACGTCGACATCGTCTCGGGCGAGCCGCTGTTCACCTCGCTGGACAAGTTCGACAGCGGTTGCGGCTGGCCGAGTTTCACCCGGCCGGTCGAGAGCGCCCACGTGAAGGAGCTCCACGACGGCACCCACGGCATGGTCCGTACCGAGGTGCGCTCCACCCATGGCGACAGCCACCTGGGTCACGTCTTCCCGGACGGTCCGCGCGATCGCGGCGGCCTGCGTTACTGCATCAACTCCGCGTCGCTGCGCTTCATCCCCGTGGCCGACCTGGAGAAGGAAGGCTACGGCGACTACGCGAAGCTGTTCGGAGGTGCCGCATGA